ATTTCTGTAACGGTATTAAAAAATACTCAAATCTTTAAATTTGAGTTTGATTAAGTCAGGATATAGTTTTTCTATTGCTGCGATTTGTTCTACAGAAAAATTAAGTCCCGAATACTTGTCCAACAAATTGTCAGGTACAAGTATATGTGCAGCCATAAGGTTAGCCTCGTATTCGGTTTTAACATTGGTAAAAATATTGTAGTCTTTCATATAATAGGTGAGATGTCTGTGCAGTTGGTCGTGACTTATTTCATGTGTGCAGCATAGCTGTTGTTCTATATCGCAAAGGTTTCTGTT
The nucleotide sequence above comes from Clostridia bacterium. Encoded proteins:
- a CDS encoding ImmA/IrrE family metallo-endopeptidase; the encoded protein is MNKYIENKAKKLIKKHNTRNPFELAKAMNINVRFYNFKKLKGFYTYHRRNRYIGINRNLCDIEQQLCCTHEISHDQLHRHLTYYMKDYNIFTNVKTEYEANLMAAHILVPDNLLDKYSGLNFSVEQIAAIEKLYPDLIKLKFKDLSIF